In Choloepus didactylus isolate mChoDid1 chromosome X, mChoDid1.pri, whole genome shotgun sequence, a genomic segment contains:
- the LOC119523343 gene encoding glycine cleavage system H protein, mitochondrial-like, whose translation MALRAARSVRIVCSLRAASAPATSCLRRPWGLGTGAVRTLRTGPALLSVRKFTDKHEWITTENGIGTVGISNFAQEALGDVVYCSLPEVGTKLNKQEEFGALESVKAASELYSPLSGEVTEINEALAENPGLVNKSCYEDGWLIKMTLSNPSELDN comes from the coding sequence ATGGCGCTGCGCGCGGCACGGAGTGTGCGGATCGTCTGCAGCCTGCGTGCGGCCTCGGCGCCTGCCACGTCCTGCCTGCGGCggccctgggggctggggaccGGCGCTGTTCGGACGCTGCGCACTGGCCCCGCTCTGCTCTCGGTGCGGAAATTCACAGACAAACATGAATGGATAACAACAGAAAATGGTATTGGAACAGTGGGAATCAGCAATTTTGCACAGGAAGCTTTGGGAGATGTTGTTTACTGTAGTCTTCCCGAGGTTGGGACAAAATTGAACAAACAAGAGGAGTTTGGTGCTTTGGAAAGTGTGAAAGCTGCTAGTGAACTTTATTCTCCTCTGTCAGgagaagtaacagaaattaatgaagctCTTGCAGAGAATCCAGGACTTGTCAACAAATCTTGTTATGAAGATGGTTGGCTGATCAAGATGACACTGAGTAATCCTTCAGAACTTGATAACTAA